GTTCGATCGTATCCGGCTCGCCCGCCCCCACCGCCTGTGACACCATCGGGCTGACCGCCTGCACCATGCCGGTGCAGAGAATCAGCAGAAAGAAAAACAAGGTATTGCCCAGTGCGACGCCCGCGAGCGCATCGGGGCCGAGCCGACCGACCATGACGGTGTCGACAAACCCCATCGACATCTGCCCCAGCTGAGCGGCTACGACCGGACCCGCCAGGCGCAGCGTCGGCGGAATTTCTGCCCAGAAGCGTTCCCAGGGCGAATCAGCTGCCGCCGATGCTCCGACGGTCTCCGCGGCGCCCGTGCGAGCATGAGCCGCGGAAGCCGGCGTTTCTTCAGGCTGCACGTCAGGCGAGGATCCAGACGTGGGTGCCGAGGATGTGTCGGTTGGATCGGACACGTATACGATGGGGCAGGGCATAAAAAAAATATCTCGTCGCAACGGGCACGTCCCGTGAGACGATCATAAGTTTGAGCGCCTCTGTGTACGTTCGTTCCAACCGTGCGTTCGGACCGTGCGGAAATCTCACGCGGCGACTGTACGGTGTCTATCGTGGCGCTGGCACGCATCCACGGTCGGGCATGTAGCGGCATAGAAGCAGTTGTAGCAAAAAATCACCGAATCGAGCGGCCCGACGTGCTGCAGGGATGCGCGCGCGTTGCCTTTCCGCCTGCGAACACTCATCTTGGGGCAACCGTTGTTCTGGAAGCGGGCAGTTGTATCTGCCAGCGCTTGCGTATTCCTCACCTTCCTATCCGGTCATGGCCGACGACACCTACCTGCTCGACTTCGAGAAACCGTTGTACGAGCTGGAACAGAAGCTCGCCGAGATGCGCGAGCTCAACAAGGACAATGCGGACGATCTCTCAAACGAGATCAGCGCGCTGGAAGAGCGCGTCGAACAACTCCGCACGTCGATCTACCGCAACCTGACGCGGTGGCAGCGTGTCCAAATTGCGCGGCATCCTCAGCGTCCGTACACGCTCGACCATATCGAAGCGCTCACCGAGGGCTTTGTCGAGCTTCACGGCGATAGAAAGTATGCTGATGACCGCGCTATTGTCGGTGGCATCGCTGAGTTCAAGGGAAGCCGCTTTGGCGGCACCGACCGCTCCGTGATGATCATGGGCCACCAGAAAGGCCGCGACACGAAGGAGCGCAAATTTCGGCGCTTCGGCATGCCCAACCCGGAGGGCTACCGCAAAGCCGCCCGCTTGATGGAAATGGCCGCCAAGTTCAACAAACCGGTCGTCACGCTGCTCGACACGCCCGGTGCGTATCCCGGCCTCGAGGCCGAAGAACGGGGCCAGGCTGAAGCCATCGCCCGCAACCTGCTGGAGATGGCACGCCTCCCGGTCCCGATCGTCGTCGTCATTATCGGGGAAGGAGCCTCTGGCGGAGCACTCGGCATCGGTGTCGGCGATCGCATTCTCATGCTTGAGAATTCCTGGTACTCGGTGATTGCCCCGGAAAGCTGCTCGCAGATTCTGTGGCGCTCCTGGGACTACAAGGAAGACGCAGCACGCGCAT
The nucleotide sequence above comes from Longibacter salinarum. Encoded proteins:
- a CDS encoding acetyl-CoA carboxylase carboxyltransferase subunit alpha — encoded protein: MADDTYLLDFEKPLYELEQKLAEMRELNKDNADDLSNEISALEERVEQLRTSIYRNLTRWQRVQIARHPQRPYTLDHIEALTEGFVELHGDRKYADDRAIVGGIAEFKGSRFGGTDRSVMIMGHQKGRDTKERKFRRFGMPNPEGYRKAARLMEMAAKFNKPVVTLLDTPGAYPGLEAEERGQAEAIARNLLEMARLPVPIVVVIIGEGASGGALGIGVGDRILMLENSWYSVIAPESCSQILWRSWDYKEDAARALKLTATDLLDVGIVDEIVDEPVGGAHRFPNQTFDNTGRAIAQALETLTALDKDTLLDQRIEKLDGIGAYTTEATPA